A stretch of the Clostridium fungisolvens genome encodes the following:
- a CDS encoding GxGYxYP domain-containing protein produces the protein MRLARSLKKYMVSFLVIIILSVFCSCTMRDKNKFVSLARTNVDNSVVSLVMDTSNYEGMPKNFRKSSDLGNVEKDKTLDLKGLNDLNISGTQQFSGFNLPLVINSINTKMPITVIDLRQEAHGFINNIPVSWKNEKNDANIGLTKEQVLADEQSKLKSIKLNVPIILANHPNETITPTKVQDEEQLVKENKLGYIRIPVTDGKIPTDEMVDYFMQIVKKQSKNTWLHFHCKEGIGRTTTFMIMYDMVKNSKQVTFDNIIKRQLALAGFNEQEIKSFYNNERISFLQNFYKYCNENKDNFNTSWIEWKKTITASNSPFSMYIKNKIRPTFLYVISEDTMSESEKTLIATLQGVVNNKSYHQIYTLNSNQPDYQIWLEDLKKNYGVTYKNVSDPWELVYSFKDYVDGYVLYDERNNPSINNACSLCSLKNSIAVDTSIEYKVKLHGITKIIGDCRNTEESWAYENLWNKGLNHSIVIQLEPNKSSPLRDYAIMSKALVFYENDMKNTSLRDKIFSSMDGSSVCMGWGSDEFTNVSTSSKHGVSMVAADWSYNLTVLSAFDTTPIKQGYIPKDIPNEENVHYVTFIMSDGDNQQWNLGTNYSSKKWYGSSYRGDFNLGWGITPSMYYLAPTVFNRYYESASKGKYSDYFIVPPSGSGYIYPSKFDKEKLSPYISRLNDYMKQTDERYLAVIDDSSFHDAELWGQFTSKANIKGLFYLDYHKHDNYKGEIVWSNGKPIVSCRDLLWSGLEDEEQLAKTINFRIEQGQTDVKKAEAYTFVYVHVWSKDLNDVKNVISMLEKNPRVRVVAPKVFMELINKNIER, from the coding sequence ATGAGATTGGCAAGAAGTTTAAAAAAATATATGGTTAGCTTTCTAGTAATAATAATATTAAGTGTGTTTTGTTCCTGCACAATGCGTGATAAGAATAAGTTTGTAAGCTTAGCTAGAACCAATGTTGATAACAGTGTTGTGTCTTTAGTTATGGATACATCAAATTATGAAGGCATGCCTAAAAATTTTAGAAAGTCTTCTGATTTAGGCAATGTTGAGAAAGATAAAACCCTAGATTTAAAGGGGTTAAATGATTTAAATATATCTGGAACTCAGCAGTTCTCAGGTTTTAATCTACCACTTGTAATAAATAGTATAAATACTAAGATGCCTATAACAGTAATAGACTTGAGACAAGAAGCTCATGGATTTATAAATAACATTCCAGTAAGTTGGAAGAATGAGAAAAATGATGCTAACATAGGACTAACAAAAGAACAAGTATTGGCTGATGAACAGAGTAAGCTTAAAAGCATTAAGTTGAATGTTCCTATCATCCTTGCAAATCATCCAAATGAGACAATAACTCCGACTAAAGTTCAGGATGAAGAACAGTTAGTTAAGGAAAATAAACTTGGATATATACGTATTCCTGTTACTGATGGAAAGATACCTACAGATGAAATGGTTGATTATTTTATGCAGATAGTTAAAAAACAGTCTAAAAATACATGGCTACACTTTCACTGCAAAGAGGGAATAGGAAGAACTACTACATTTATGATAATGTATGATATGGTTAAAAATTCTAAGCAGGTTACTTTTGATAATATTATAAAGAGACAACTAGCACTAGCTGGATTTAATGAACAAGAAATTAAATCATTCTATAACAATGAAAGAATTAGTTTCTTACAAAATTTCTATAAGTATTGTAATGAAAATAAAGATAATTTTAATACTAGCTGGATTGAGTGGAAGAAGACTATTACCGCAAGTAATAGTCCTTTTTCCATGTATATAAAAAATAAGATAAGACCAACTTTTCTATATGTCATTTCAGAAGATACTATGAGTGAAAGTGAAAAAACATTAATAGCTACACTTCAAGGAGTAGTCAATAATAAATCCTATCATCAGATATATACACTAAATTCTAATCAACCAGATTATCAAATATGGTTAGAGGATTTAAAGAAGAATTATGGAGTGACTTATAAAAATGTTTCAGATCCGTGGGAGTTAGTTTATAGTTTTAAAGATTATGTAGACGGATATGTTCTGTATGATGAAAGAAATAATCCGTCAATAAATAATGCTTGTTCTCTTTGTTCTTTGAAAAATTCAATAGCAGTAGATACTAGCATTGAATATAAAGTAAAGCTTCATGGCATAACGAAAATAATAGGAGACTGTAGAAATACAGAAGAAAGTTGGGCATACGAAAACTTATGGAACAAAGGACTAAACCATTCTATTGTAATACAATTAGAACCTAATAAAAGTTCTCCACTTAGAGACTATGCAATTATGAGTAAAGCTCTAGTATTTTACGAAAATGATATGAAAAACACTTCTCTTAGAGATAAGATATTCTCATCAATGGATGGAAGCAGTGTGTGCATGGGGTGGGGATCTGATGAATTTACTAATGTAAGTACTTCATCAAAACATGGTGTAAGTATGGTAGCTGCTGATTGGTCTTATAATCTTACAGTTTTAAGTGCATTTGACACAACACCTATTAAACAAGGATACATACCTAAAGATATACCTAATGAAGAGAATGTGCATTATGTAACTTTTATTATGTCCGATGGAGATAATCAGCAATGGAATCTTGGTACAAACTACAGCTCGAAGAAGTGGTATGGATCAAGTTATAGAGGAGATTTTAATTTAGGTTGGGGAATAACTCCATCTATGTATTATTTAGCTCCAACAGTTTTTAATAGATATTACGAAAGTGCATCTAAAGGAAAGTATAGTGATTATTTTATAGTACCTCCTTCAGGTAGTGGTTATATATATCCAAGTAAGTTTGATAAAGAAAAACTTTCACCATATATAAGTCGATTGAATGATTATATGAAACAAACTGATGAAAGATACTTAGCAGTAATTGATGATTCAAGCTTTCATGATGCTGAGCTTTGGGGTCAATTTACAAGCAAAGCTAATATAAAGGGATTGTTTTATTTGGACTACCACAAACATGATAACTATAAAGGAGAAATAGTTTGGTCTAATGGTAAGCCAATAGTATCCTGTAGAGATTTGCTGTGGAGTGGATTAGAAGATGAAGAACAGCTTGCTAAAACTATTAATTTTAGAATAGAGCAAGGACAGACAGATGTAAAAAAAGCCGAAGCATATACATTTGTATATGTTCATGTTTGGAGTAAGGATTTAAATGATGTCAAAAATGTTATAAGTATGCTTGAGAAAAATCCAAGAGTTAGAGTAGTAGCTCCAAAAGTATTTATGGAGCTAATTAATAAAAATATTGAACGATAA
- a CDS encoding SPL family radical SAM protein: MPKEIDAKMLLSTSKNPSSWFGTNYTFNTYRGCEHHCIYCDSRSLCYRIDNFDELIVKRNAVELLNKELKNKRKKGVIGTGAMSDPYTRSEKHYQLTRGCLEAIAQYRFPIHITTKSNLILRDIDILQEINKIYASVAITITTTDDKLAKIVEPGASSSTDRLKALGILSELGIHTSITMMPILPFLEDTEENILDIVNKANYYGVKNIVPWLGMSLRDRQRDYYYKKLDKHFPGIREKYEKSYGDIYSCSTKNMKKLSYALSNACSKYGISLKMPTYQSEVTAVQLSFFNNK; this comes from the coding sequence ATGCCGAAAGAAATAGATGCGAAGATGCTGCTCTCTACAAGTAAAAATCCTAGCAGTTGGTTTGGTACTAATTATACCTTCAATACTTATAGAGGTTGTGAACATCATTGTATATATTGCGACTCAAGAAGTTTATGCTACAGAATAGATAACTTTGATGAGCTAATAGTCAAAAGAAATGCTGTAGAACTTTTAAATAAGGAACTTAAAAATAAAAGAAAAAAAGGGGTAATCGGCACTGGTGCTATGAGTGATCCTTATACTAGATCAGAAAAACACTATCAGTTAACCCGTGGATGTCTTGAAGCAATTGCGCAATATAGATTTCCAATTCACATTACAACCAAAAGTAATCTTATACTCAGAGATATAGATATTCTTCAAGAAATAAATAAGATTTATGCTTCAGTAGCTATAACTATAACAACTACTGATGATAAACTTGCAAAGATAGTGGAACCTGGTGCTTCTTCTTCTACAGACCGACTTAAGGCACTGGGAATTCTATCTGAGCTTGGAATTCACACAAGTATTACAATGATGCCTATTTTACCTTTTCTTGAAGATACCGAGGAAAACATTTTAGACATAGTAAATAAAGCGAATTACTACGGAGTTAAAAACATTGTTCCTTGGCTTGGAATGTCACTTAGAGACAGGCAGCGAGATTACTATTATAAAAAACTAGATAAACATTTCCCAGGAATTCGTGAAAAATATGAGAAAAGTTATGGCGATATATATAGCTGTTCTACTAAAAATATGAAAAAGTTAAGTTATGCTCTATCAAATGCATGCAGTAAGTATGGCATAAGCCTTAAGATGCCTACTTATCAAAGCGAGGTAACTGCTGTGCAGCTGAGCTTTTTTAATAACAAATAA
- a CDS encoding DUF4179 domain-containing protein: MDKNKIINKHKVAIIAAFFLIIIVIGSLIALSKPAGSVFADEGGVKSEPAGSIFNSSFVDKGVIKAEADGKVSSVEKICEKSGVKVTLKGVVSDGIRTVLSIRFDSKNVNFEDFKLAKVSLVDGDGKKYEISQYGQGITKKGQYSFETAIEFKGSPSKKTTAKLNIGSINNINGSWNFDLDINPSSIESYKASGVYDDGKITLSITNVKITGTYTILEGNMKGSNIDIYSVLSNSNGDKVGQISGEMELNKDFKLYYPPLTKTDKFNLVIKTADQTKVILSTDINVDK, translated from the coding sequence ATGGATAAAAATAAAATAATCAATAAACATAAAGTTGCAATAATAGCAGCATTTTTCTTAATAATTATTGTAATTGGATCATTAATAGCTTTATCTAAGCCCGCTGGAAGTGTTTTTGCAGATGAAGGGGGAGTTAAATCAGAACCAGCTGGAAGTATTTTTAATAGTTCATTTGTAGATAAAGGAGTAATCAAAGCAGAGGCTGATGGTAAGGTTAGTTCTGTTGAAAAGATCTGTGAAAAAAGTGGAGTGAAAGTAACCTTAAAAGGTGTTGTATCAGATGGAATTAGAACCGTGTTAAGCATAAGATTTGATAGTAAAAATGTTAATTTCGAAGATTTTAAATTGGCTAAGGTATCTCTAGTAGATGGTGACGGAAAAAAATACGAAATATCTCAGTATGGTCAAGGTATAACTAAGAAAGGGCAATATAGTTTTGAAACTGCAATTGAGTTCAAGGGCTCTCCTTCTAAAAAGACAACTGCTAAGCTTAATATAGGTAGTATAAATAATATTAATGGAAGTTGGAATTTTGACTTGGATATTAATCCTAGTTCCATTGAAAGTTATAAAGCAAGTGGAGTTTATGATGATGGTAAAATAACACTCTCTATAACAAATGTAAAGATTACGGGAACGTATACGATTCTGGAAGGGAACATGAAGGGAAGCAATATTGATATTTATTCAGTTCTTTCAAATAGTAATGGTGATAAAGTTGGACAAATTTCTGGAGAAATGGAACTAAACAAGGATTTTAAACTCTATTATCCTCCTTTGACGAAGACAGATAAATTTAATTTAGTTATAAAAACTGCCGACCAGACTAAAGTGATACTTTCGACTGATATTAATGTAGATAAATAG